The genomic region TTACGAATTACCGTCGATGGCATGTTAGTCAATCAACGTTCGCATGGTCACGGCCAAGGTTGGGCAGATACCAACTTTATCATTCCGGAATTGATAGGCAACCTGCAATACATGAAAGGGCCGTATTACGCTCATCAGGGAGATTTTTCCTCTGCCGGAGCTGTCAGTATGGGCTATGTCGATAAACTACCCAAAGGCATTGCGAGCTATGGTTTAGGACAACAAGGATTTATGCGGGGGCTGGTAACTAAATCGCATGAAGTCGGACGTGGCAATGTTTTGTATGCGGTCGAACTGCTCACTAAAGATGGCCCATGGGTTAAGCATGAAGATTTCAAGAAATTTAATGCAGTATTGCGTTATAGCCAAGATACCGGATCAACCAAATTCAATGTTACCGCGATGGGCTACGGTGGAAACTGGAACTCTACCGATCAGATTCCGGCAAGAGGGGTAGCCAGTGGCTTCGTTCCACGATTGGGTGCCATAGATCCCAGTAGTGGCGGGGAATCGCATCGTTTTAGTCTCTCGAGCGCCCTTCAACACACAAGTCGTTATGGCATCACTCAATTCAACTTGTATACGCTTCATAGTAATTTGGCATTATTTTCAAATTTCACCTATTTTCTGGATGATCCCGTAAATGGAGATCAATTTTCTCAGATTGACAAACGCTTTCAGTCTGCAATGAATGTAGATCATCTTTGGGTCAGCAGAATTAGAGGGATTGAGATCGAAAATACGGTAGGTGTTCAGTTTCAAAACGACGTAATCGATAATGGACTGCTGAGCACAAAAGAACGTCAAACCTTGTCAACTACCCGCAAGGACCATATCTATCAAAACAGCGTGGGTATTTTTTATCAGAATAGTATTCAATGGCTGGAAAAATTTCGTAGCGTGGCCGGCGTCCGTTCGGATTATTATTGGTTTGATGTCAACAGCAATCTCAATGTAAACTCGGGCAACCGTTACGATAGTATGACAAATCCTAAATTGAGTCTGATTTTTGGACCTTGGGTACAAACGGAATTGTATTTTAATTATGGCAGTGGATTTCATAGTAATGACGCGCGCGGAACAACTTCTATCGTTGATCCAAAATCTGGGGATCCGACTAACAGGGTCAATCCGCTGGTACGCTCGACCGGCTATGAAGTCGGGGTTCGCACCGCGATAATTCCAGGGCTTCAGGCTTCCTTTGCCGCATTCCAGCTGAATCTTGACTCAGAATTATTATTTGTAGGCGATGCCGGAACAACTGAGGCCAGCCGTCCAAGTAAGCGGGAAGGATTTGAGGTTTCACTGTTTTATATGCCCAAAGATTGGTTGACAATCGATATTGATTATGCATTGGCACGTGCGCGTTTTAGTGATGACGATCTCAGCGGCAATTACATCCCTGGCGCAATTAGAGGCGTAGGCAAGATGGCGGTTTCCGTCGACAACATTGGCCGGTTCTTTGGTAGCATGCAGATGCGCTATTTTGGCAAGCGCTCATTGATCGAAGATAACAGCGTACAATCCAATCATACCGTGACGCTTAATGGTCAGCTCGGGTATAAAATCGGCAGCAATGTGCGCGTGATCCTGCAAGGATTCAATTTACTTAACACGTATGCGCATGCGATTGATTACTACTATGCTTCCAGGCTTCCTGGAGAACCTGCGGCTGGGGTCAACGACGTGCATTTTCACCCGATCGAGACTCGTTCACTGCGGGTCAATCTGGTAGCCAATTTTTAATTGACAATATAAATTAACGATTCCTTAAATTATCTGCTGATGTACGATTTTACGTTTTTCCAACCAACTGAATTCTAATCATAATTCCTAGGGGGGTGTTTTATGGAGCGCTTTACTATTTCAATGGATGATCAGCTTTTTAAACAATTCGATAAACTTGCGCAGGCACGTGGTTATGACAATCGTTCAGAAGCGATTCGTGATCTTGTCAGAGAATATCTGGAAACCGCGCGCCTGCAAAAAAACAACCAAGGCTATTGTATTGCCACGCTGAGTTATATCTACAATCATCATGAAAGGGATCTGGCCAGTCAGGTAACTTCAGCACATCACAGCCATCACGATTTGACATTGTCGAGTATGCATGTTCATATGGATCACGATAATTGCCTCGAAGTTGTTATCCTTCGCGG from Nitrosomonas ureae harbors:
- a CDS encoding TonB-dependent receptor; its protein translation is MQKITALSSVSLRFIQASSILSMSWAPLWADAAGIPTLNEMVVRANARELIGSANSANEGTVLKHQLDLRTVYRPGELLETVPGLIVTQHSGEGKANQYFLRGFNLDHGTDLRITVDGMLVNQRSHGHGQGWADTNFIIPELIGNLQYMKGPYYAHQGDFSSAGAVSMGYVDKLPKGIASYGLGQQGFMRGLVTKSHEVGRGNVLYAVELLTKDGPWVKHEDFKKFNAVLRYSQDTGSTKFNVTAMGYGGNWNSTDQIPARGVASGFVPRLGAIDPSSGGESHRFSLSSALQHTSRYGITQFNLYTLHSNLALFSNFTYFLDDPVNGDQFSQIDKRFQSAMNVDHLWVSRIRGIEIENTVGVQFQNDVIDNGLLSTKERQTLSTTRKDHIYQNSVGIFYQNSIQWLEKFRSVAGVRSDYYWFDVNSNLNVNSGNRYDSMTNPKLSLIFGPWVQTELYFNYGSGFHSNDARGTTSIVDPKSGDPTNRVNPLVRSTGYEVGVRTAIIPGLQASFAAFQLNLDSELLFVGDAGTTEASRPSKREGFEVSLFYMPKDWLTIDIDYALARARFSDDDLSGNYIPGAIRGVGKMAVSVDNIGRFFGSMQMRYFGKRSLIEDNSVQSNHTVTLNGQLGYKIGSNVRVILQGFNLLNTYAHAIDYYYASRLPGEPAAGVNDVHFHPIETRSLRVNLVANF
- the nikR gene encoding nickel-responsive transcriptional regulator NikR; protein product: MERFTISMDDQLFKQFDKLAQARGYDNRSEAIRDLVREYLETARLQKNNQGYCIATLSYIYNHHERDLASQVTSAHHSHHDLTLSSMHVHMDHDNCLEVVILRGTIQDVRAFANQIIATNGVRHGKLHIVPIEFAQEHHSHSTAAHTHSSPLT